The following coding sequences lie in one Chionomys nivalis chromosome 8, mChiNiv1.1, whole genome shotgun sequence genomic window:
- the Irf7 gene encoding interferon regulatory factor 7 isoform X1, with translation MATERGSQRILFGEWLLGEVSSGQYEGLRWLDEAHTVFRVPWKHFGRKDLDEADARIFKAWAVARGRWPPSGGNLPRPEAEAAERAGWKTNFRCALNSTGRFIMRKDNSGDPADPHKVYELSLELGSTEGPAMENGEVVLRNALPAQAMSLGPFLARGNAELQTPSPLFSADAGDLLLQVLQHSLLEDHPLEPEPDPGSSQDPGQEPEHASEELHAAWPVEAAVPSPRLQHPTLMTERNLGSLDVTIMYKGRTVLQAMVGHPSCVFLYSPMSSAIRNSEPQPVIFPSPAELPDQKQLLYTETLLQHVSPGLQLELRGPSLYALRMGKCKVYWEVGSPMGSTNPSTPAQLLERNCHTAIFNFSTFFRELEEFRARRRQGSPHYTIYLGFGQDLSAGRPKEKSLILVKLEPWLCKAHLEGVQREGVSSLDSSSLGLCLSSTNSLYDDIEHFLMDLEQCD, from the exons ATGGCCACAGAGAG GGGGTCCCAGCGCATACTGTTTGGAGAGTGGCTACTGGGTGAGGTCAGTAGCGGCCAGTATGAGGGCCTTCGGTGGCTGGATGAGGCTCACACAGTCTTCCGTGTGCCCTGGAAGCATTTCGGGCGCAAAGATCTGGATGAAGCTGACGCCCGGATCTTCAAG GCCTGGGCTGTGGCCAGAGGGAGGTGGCCACCTAGTGGAGGTAACCTACCACGTCCAGAGGCTGAGGCTGCTGAGCGAGCAGGCTGGAAAACCAACTTCCGCTGTGCACTTAACAGCACAGGTCGCTTTATCATGCGTAAAGACAATTCAGGGGACCCTGCTGATCCACACAAAGTGTATGAACTTAGCCTGGAGCTTGGCTCTACTG AAGGCCCGGCCATGGAAAATGGGGAAGTGGTCCTCCGCAATGCCTTACCTGCACAG GCTATGTCCCTAGGACCCTTCCTGGCAAGAGGAAATGCTGAGCTTCAGACTCCAAGCCCTCTGTTCTCTGCTGATGCTGGGGACCTCTTGCTTCAGGTTCTACAGCACAGCCTCCTGGAGGACCACCCACTAGAACCTGAGCCTGACCCAGGCTCATCACAGGATCCTg GCCAGGAGCCAGAACATGCTTCTGAGGAGCTTCATGCAGCGTGGCCGGTAGAAGCCGCCGTCCCCAGCCCCAGGCTTCAACACCCAACTCTGATGACTG AGCGCAATCTAGGGTCCCTGGATGTGACCATCATGTACAAGGGCCGCACAGTGCTCCAGGCAATGGTGGGACACCCCAGCTGCGTGTTCCTGTATAGCCCCATGAGCTCAGCGATAAGAAACTCAGAGCCCCAGCCGGTGATTTTTCCCAGCCCTGCTGAGCTCCCGGATCAGAAGCAGTTGCTTTACACAGAGACACTTCTGCAGCATGTGTCGCCAGGCCTTCAGCTGGAGCTGCGGGGGCCGTCACTGTATGCCCTGCGCATGGGCAAGTGCAAGGTGTACTGGGAGGTGGGCAGCCCCATGGGCTCCACCAACCCCTCCACCCCAGCCCAGCTGTTGGAACGCAACTGCCACACCGCAATCTTCAACTTCAGCACTTTCTTCCGAG AGTTGGAAGAGTTCCGGGCCCGGAGGCGGCAAGGATCACCACACTACACCATCTACCTGGGTTTTGGGCAAGACTTGTCAGCAGGGAGGCCCAAGGAGAAGAGCCTGATTCTGGTGAAG CTGGAGCCATGGCTATGCAAAGCACACCTGGAAGGTGTACAGCGTGAGGGTGTGTCCTCCCTGGACAGCAGCAGTCTTGGCCTGTGCCTGTCTAGCACCAACAGCCTCTATGATGATATTGAACACTTCCTCATGGACCTGGAACAGTGTGACTAG
- the Irf7 gene encoding interferon regulatory factor 7 isoform X3, translating to MATERGSQRILFGEWLLGEVSSGQYEGLRWLDEAHTVFRVPWKHFGRKDLDEADARIFKAWAVARGRWPPSGGNLPRPEAEAAERAGWKTNFRCALNSTGRFIMRKDNSGDPADPHKVYELSLELGSTEGPAMENGEVVLRNALPAQVLQHSLLEDHPLEPEPDPGSSQDPGQEPEHASEELHAAWPVEAAVPSPRLQHPTLMTERNLGSLDVTIMYKGRTVLQAMVGHPSCVFLYSPMSSAIRNSEPQPVIFPSPAELPDQKQLLYTETLLQHVSPGLQLELRGPSLYALRMGKCKVYWEVGSPMGSTNPSTPAQLLERNCHTAIFNFSTFFRELEEFRARRRQGSPHYTIYLGFGQDLSAGRPKEKSLILVKLEPWLCKAHLEGVQREGVSSLDSSSLGLCLSSTNSLYDDIEHFLMDLEQCD from the exons ATGGCCACAGAGAG GGGGTCCCAGCGCATACTGTTTGGAGAGTGGCTACTGGGTGAGGTCAGTAGCGGCCAGTATGAGGGCCTTCGGTGGCTGGATGAGGCTCACACAGTCTTCCGTGTGCCCTGGAAGCATTTCGGGCGCAAAGATCTGGATGAAGCTGACGCCCGGATCTTCAAG GCCTGGGCTGTGGCCAGAGGGAGGTGGCCACCTAGTGGAGGTAACCTACCACGTCCAGAGGCTGAGGCTGCTGAGCGAGCAGGCTGGAAAACCAACTTCCGCTGTGCACTTAACAGCACAGGTCGCTTTATCATGCGTAAAGACAATTCAGGGGACCCTGCTGATCCACACAAAGTGTATGAACTTAGCCTGGAGCTTGGCTCTACTG AAGGCCCGGCCATGGAAAATGGGGAAGTGGTCCTCCGCAATGCCTTACCTGCACAG GTTCTACAGCACAGCCTCCTGGAGGACCACCCACTAGAACCTGAGCCTGACCCAGGCTCATCACAGGATCCTg GCCAGGAGCCAGAACATGCTTCTGAGGAGCTTCATGCAGCGTGGCCGGTAGAAGCCGCCGTCCCCAGCCCCAGGCTTCAACACCCAACTCTGATGACTG AGCGCAATCTAGGGTCCCTGGATGTGACCATCATGTACAAGGGCCGCACAGTGCTCCAGGCAATGGTGGGACACCCCAGCTGCGTGTTCCTGTATAGCCCCATGAGCTCAGCGATAAGAAACTCAGAGCCCCAGCCGGTGATTTTTCCCAGCCCTGCTGAGCTCCCGGATCAGAAGCAGTTGCTTTACACAGAGACACTTCTGCAGCATGTGTCGCCAGGCCTTCAGCTGGAGCTGCGGGGGCCGTCACTGTATGCCCTGCGCATGGGCAAGTGCAAGGTGTACTGGGAGGTGGGCAGCCCCATGGGCTCCACCAACCCCTCCACCCCAGCCCAGCTGTTGGAACGCAACTGCCACACCGCAATCTTCAACTTCAGCACTTTCTTCCGAG AGTTGGAAGAGTTCCGGGCCCGGAGGCGGCAAGGATCACCACACTACACCATCTACCTGGGTTTTGGGCAAGACTTGTCAGCAGGGAGGCCCAAGGAGAAGAGCCTGATTCTGGTGAAG CTGGAGCCATGGCTATGCAAAGCACACCTGGAAGGTGTACAGCGTGAGGGTGTGTCCTCCCTGGACAGCAGCAGTCTTGGCCTGTGCCTGTCTAGCACCAACAGCCTCTATGATGATATTGAACACTTCCTCATGGACCTGGAACAGTGTGACTAG
- the Irf7 gene encoding interferon regulatory factor 7 isoform X2, giving the protein MATERGSQRILFGEWLLGEVSSGQYEGLRWLDEAHTVFRVPWKHFGRKDLDEADARIFKAWAVARGRWPPSGGNLPRPEAEAAERAGWKTNFRCALNSTGRFIMRKDNSGDPADPHKVYELSLELGSTGPAMENGEVVLRNALPAQAMSLGPFLARGNAELQTPSPLFSADAGDLLLQVLQHSLLEDHPLEPEPDPGSSQDPGQEPEHASEELHAAWPVEAAVPSPRLQHPTLMTERNLGSLDVTIMYKGRTVLQAMVGHPSCVFLYSPMSSAIRNSEPQPVIFPSPAELPDQKQLLYTETLLQHVSPGLQLELRGPSLYALRMGKCKVYWEVGSPMGSTNPSTPAQLLERNCHTAIFNFSTFFRELEEFRARRRQGSPHYTIYLGFGQDLSAGRPKEKSLILVKLEPWLCKAHLEGVQREGVSSLDSSSLGLCLSSTNSLYDDIEHFLMDLEQCD; this is encoded by the exons ATGGCCACAGAGAG GGGGTCCCAGCGCATACTGTTTGGAGAGTGGCTACTGGGTGAGGTCAGTAGCGGCCAGTATGAGGGCCTTCGGTGGCTGGATGAGGCTCACACAGTCTTCCGTGTGCCCTGGAAGCATTTCGGGCGCAAAGATCTGGATGAAGCTGACGCCCGGATCTTCAAG GCCTGGGCTGTGGCCAGAGGGAGGTGGCCACCTAGTGGAGGTAACCTACCACGTCCAGAGGCTGAGGCTGCTGAGCGAGCAGGCTGGAAAACCAACTTCCGCTGTGCACTTAACAGCACAGGTCGCTTTATCATGCGTAAAGACAATTCAGGGGACCCTGCTGATCCACACAAAGTGTATGAACTTAGCCTGGAGCTTGGCTCTACTG GCCCGGCCATGGAAAATGGGGAAGTGGTCCTCCGCAATGCCTTACCTGCACAG GCTATGTCCCTAGGACCCTTCCTGGCAAGAGGAAATGCTGAGCTTCAGACTCCAAGCCCTCTGTTCTCTGCTGATGCTGGGGACCTCTTGCTTCAGGTTCTACAGCACAGCCTCCTGGAGGACCACCCACTAGAACCTGAGCCTGACCCAGGCTCATCACAGGATCCTg GCCAGGAGCCAGAACATGCTTCTGAGGAGCTTCATGCAGCGTGGCCGGTAGAAGCCGCCGTCCCCAGCCCCAGGCTTCAACACCCAACTCTGATGACTG AGCGCAATCTAGGGTCCCTGGATGTGACCATCATGTACAAGGGCCGCACAGTGCTCCAGGCAATGGTGGGACACCCCAGCTGCGTGTTCCTGTATAGCCCCATGAGCTCAGCGATAAGAAACTCAGAGCCCCAGCCGGTGATTTTTCCCAGCCCTGCTGAGCTCCCGGATCAGAAGCAGTTGCTTTACACAGAGACACTTCTGCAGCATGTGTCGCCAGGCCTTCAGCTGGAGCTGCGGGGGCCGTCACTGTATGCCCTGCGCATGGGCAAGTGCAAGGTGTACTGGGAGGTGGGCAGCCCCATGGGCTCCACCAACCCCTCCACCCCAGCCCAGCTGTTGGAACGCAACTGCCACACCGCAATCTTCAACTTCAGCACTTTCTTCCGAG AGTTGGAAGAGTTCCGGGCCCGGAGGCGGCAAGGATCACCACACTACACCATCTACCTGGGTTTTGGGCAAGACTTGTCAGCAGGGAGGCCCAAGGAGAAGAGCCTGATTCTGGTGAAG CTGGAGCCATGGCTATGCAAAGCACACCTGGAAGGTGTACAGCGTGAGGGTGTGTCCTCCCTGGACAGCAGCAGTCTTGGCCTGTGCCTGTCTAGCACCAACAGCCTCTATGATGATATTGAACACTTCCTCATGGACCTGGAACAGTGTGACTAG
- the Irf7 gene encoding interferon regulatory factor 7 isoform X4, which yields MRAFGGWMRLTQSSVCPGSISGAKIWMKLTPGSSRPGLWPEGGGHLVEVTYHVQRLRLLSEQAGKPTSAVHLTAQVALSCVKTIQGTLLIHTKCMNLAWSLALLAMSLGPFLARGNAELQTPSPLFSADAGDLLLQVLQHSLLEDHPLEPEPDPGSSQDPGQEPEHASEELHAAWPVEAAVPSPRLQHPTLMTERNLGSLDVTIMYKGRTVLQAMVGHPSCVFLYSPMSSAIRNSEPQPVIFPSPAELPDQKQLLYTETLLQHVSPGLQLELRGPSLYALRMGKCKVYWEVGSPMGSTNPSTPAQLLERNCHTAIFNFSTFFRELEEFRARRRQGSPHYTIYLGFGQDLSAGRPKEKSLILVKLEPWLCKAHLEGVQREGVSSLDSSSLGLCLSSTNSLYDDIEHFLMDLEQCD from the exons ATGAGGGCCTTCGGTGGCTGGATGAGGCTCACACAGTCTTCCGTGTGCCCTGGAAGCATTTCGGGCGCAAAGATCTGGATGAAGCTGACGCCCGGATCTTCAAG GCCTGGGCTGTGGCCAGAGGGAGGTGGCCACCTAGTGGAGGTAACCTACCACGTCCAGAGGCTGAGGCTGCTGAGCGAGCAGGCTGGAAAACCAACTTCCGCTGTGCACTTAACAGCACAGGTCGCTTTATCATGCGTAAAGACAATTCAGGGGACCCTGCTGATCCACACAAAGTGTATGAACTTAGCCTGGAGCTTGGCTCTACTG GCTATGTCCCTAGGACCCTTCCTGGCAAGAGGAAATGCTGAGCTTCAGACTCCAAGCCCTCTGTTCTCTGCTGATGCTGGGGACCTCTTGCTTCAGGTTCTACAGCACAGCCTCCTGGAGGACCACCCACTAGAACCTGAGCCTGACCCAGGCTCATCACAGGATCCTg GCCAGGAGCCAGAACATGCTTCTGAGGAGCTTCATGCAGCGTGGCCGGTAGAAGCCGCCGTCCCCAGCCCCAGGCTTCAACACCCAACTCTGATGACTG AGCGCAATCTAGGGTCCCTGGATGTGACCATCATGTACAAGGGCCGCACAGTGCTCCAGGCAATGGTGGGACACCCCAGCTGCGTGTTCCTGTATAGCCCCATGAGCTCAGCGATAAGAAACTCAGAGCCCCAGCCGGTGATTTTTCCCAGCCCTGCTGAGCTCCCGGATCAGAAGCAGTTGCTTTACACAGAGACACTTCTGCAGCATGTGTCGCCAGGCCTTCAGCTGGAGCTGCGGGGGCCGTCACTGTATGCCCTGCGCATGGGCAAGTGCAAGGTGTACTGGGAGGTGGGCAGCCCCATGGGCTCCACCAACCCCTCCACCCCAGCCCAGCTGTTGGAACGCAACTGCCACACCGCAATCTTCAACTTCAGCACTTTCTTCCGAG AGTTGGAAGAGTTCCGGGCCCGGAGGCGGCAAGGATCACCACACTACACCATCTACCTGGGTTTTGGGCAAGACTTGTCAGCAGGGAGGCCCAAGGAGAAGAGCCTGATTCTGGTGAAG CTGGAGCCATGGCTATGCAAAGCACACCTGGAAGGTGTACAGCGTGAGGGTGTGTCCTCCCTGGACAGCAGCAGTCTTGGCCTGTGCCTGTCTAGCACCAACAGCCTCTATGATGATATTGAACACTTCCTCATGGACCTGGAACAGTGTGACTAG